CATCGTTACCCCGGTGATTGCGGAGCGCATCGGTCCCGGCATGTTCGGTGCCTTGTAAAGGAAGCGGGGGTTCCTTGCAAGTATGAGAGGCTCTTGATTTCACGCCGTTTTTAACCCTTAGAAAGTACTACTTAACGCTAAAGAGAATGTCGCAGAGCCTTTGGCTCCGCGGGACGCCGTCCGATCGGATTTACGCGCCGATCGGCGGCTCGGCTCTCGGCCGTCTCGTCATAATACCCATGGATGAGACGGCCTCCGAGACGCCCGCGTCACCAAAAGCTCTGTTCCATTCTCTTTGACGAGGACGACCTTTGACTAGCTGGATGCCGGAACGGGGGTAATCGTCGCCAGATGTTTTGAAAAGTGCGCTCGAATGAGGTGATCACAAAAGAAATGAGACTCTTAGAGCAGCCTGTTAGCGTTGACAGGGGATATAGGCGGGCCTTAGTGTTCTGGCCGCCATGATTGCGAGCCTTCTCAAGCGAAAGATCGAAAGGCGGGCCGAGGTCGTGGACCTGAAGGGGCGCGTTCTTCTGCTGGTGGATGATGCCCAGGCCATTCAAAAACAGCTGGCGGGAAAGGATCTGCCCTATTCCAAGGACCTGAAGTTTCGAGACGATATTTCGACCGATGAAATCACGCCGGCGCACCTCTGCTTTTATTTCGACGAAACGCTCGGGGAGGTCCCTTACGTCGGTCTTCGTGCGGGGGGCGAATTTCCGATCAAATGGGGCGACGTCAAGAAAGCCGGATTTGTGGCATCCGCGGCCGGCAAGCGGCGCGGAAAGGGATCGAGCCGCGAACAATCCCCCTATGCCGAAATGTGCGCGGGGATTCGTCTGGTGATCGCGGAAAACATCGAGCGGATCTACAAACAGAACTGTCAAAACCTGGGGCTTTTGACCAGCACGAATTTCGATTTGATCGAAAGAATTCGGTCGGGAGCGAAGATTCCGCTGACCGAATTCATGAAGGACGAAGACCCGATTACGTGCGAAATCATATCGCACGGGGGGTTGTTCAATTTCAATGTAGCGCGACTTCAGGGGAAGGTTGCGATCCCGCCCATTCAGACGAAACAACGGCCCATGACGTTGGGCGAGAAAATCTTTGCTCGGCATATGGTAGCGGATCTTGCTTCGGACAAGGTGGGTGTCTCGGCGGTTCAGCCGGGAGATACCGGTTTCGTTCGGACGGATCTTCGATTCAGTCACGAGTATGTGACGCCGATGGCTTCGATCTTTTTCGAAAAATTGGCGGGAGCTGCGGAGCGGGTGACGGACCCCTCCACGATTCTGTTCTTCCAGGACCATCTCACGTTCATTGACGATGTGATGAGCGAAGAGAAACGAAAGATGGGACTACTCGATCTGGCGCATGGCCTGGGAAAGCGGCAGGAGGAATTTGCTCGCAAGCAGCGTATTCGTTTGCATGGATTAGTCCCCGGGCAAGGCTCGGACGCCATCTGCCACAGCAAGATTTGTGAAAGTTACGCCTTGCCGGGCCAGGTGATCGTGGGCTCGGATTCCCATACACCCCATTCGGGCGCGGTCGGTTGCATCGCCTTCGGGATCGGGACGACGGACGTTTTCAACGCGTGGATTACGAAAGATGTGCGCGTTCGCGTGCCGGAAACCGTGGGCGTCGTCGTGGACGGAAAGCCGAAAGGGAATCTCGCGGCGAAGGATTACATCTTAGCCATTTTGGCGCACCCTTACGTTCGTTCCGGAAGGGCGATCGGAAAGATTATTGAATATACGGGAGATGCGGTGTCGGCGCTCAGCATAGACGAGCGGGCGACGATGACGAACATGGCCGCGGAAATCGGCGGGTTTACGGGCATCGTGGCGCCCGATCGAAAAACGGCGGAATTCTTGGTGGAACGGCGAGGGTTGAACCGGGCCGAAGCGGAGAAACTGTGCGAGTCGTGGCAGGGGGACGAAGGCGCCGTCTATACGGAAACCCTTCGGTTCGACGCTTCGAAGCTTTCGCCGCTGGTCGCGACGCCGGGCGATCCGGGAAATGGAATTTCGGTCACGGATTTGAAAGAGCCGGTAAAGATCGACATCGCTTACGGAGGTTCCTGCACGGCCGGCAAGGCCGCGGATATGGAGATGTACGCCCGCGTTTTGAAGAGTGCGATGGATCGCGGCCAGCACGTTCACCCGAACGTGGAGTTTTTCATTCAGTTCGGTTCCCAAGAGGTGCGCGACTATTGCATCCGGAAGGGCTATCGGGATCTCTTTCTCAAGGCGGGGGCCAAGGTCATCGATCCGTCGTGCGGCGCGTGTA
The Bdellovibrionota bacterium genome window above contains:
- a CDS encoding aconitase family protein, with the translated sequence MIASLLKRKIERRAEVVDLKGRVLLLVDDAQAIQKQLAGKDLPYSKDLKFRDDISTDEITPAHLCFYFDETLGEVPYVGLRAGGEFPIKWGDVKKAGFVASAAGKRRGKGSSREQSPYAEMCAGIRLVIAENIERIYKQNCQNLGLLTSTNFDLIERIRSGAKIPLTEFMKDEDPITCEIISHGGLFNFNVARLQGKVAIPPIQTKQRPMTLGEKIFARHMVADLASDKVGVSAVQPGDTGFVRTDLRFSHEYVTPMASIFFEKLAGAAERVTDPSTILFFQDHLTFIDDVMSEEKRKMGLLDLAHGLGKRQEEFARKQRIRLHGLVPGQGSDAICHSKICESYALPGQVIVGSDSHTPHSGAVGCIAFGIGTTDVFNAWITKDVRVRVPETVGVVVDGKPKGNLAAKDYILAILAHPYVRSGRAIGKIIEYTGDAVSALSIDERATMTNMAAEIGGFTGIVAPDRKTAEFLVERRGLNRAEAEKLCESWQGDEGAVYTETLRFDASKLSPLVATPGDPGNGISVTDLKEPVKIDIAYGGSCTAGKAADMEMYARVLKSAMDRGQHVHPNVEFFIQFGSQEVRDYCIRKGYRDLFLKAGAKVIDPSCGACINAGPGASTRKEQITISAQNRNFPGRSGPGQVYLASPLTVAASAIKGYITAFEADG